A part of Thalassophryne amazonica chromosome 3, fThaAma1.1, whole genome shotgun sequence genomic DNA contains:
- the pomk gene encoding protein O-mannose kinase, whose translation MGQRARSTIPQSVPVVCLAALLLGNVLLYLYLDSMYQTDDYPVLSHVGCLPQHFKMATMKNCSSWLQCPQINAEVHKLKLIGQGAVKKVYLAEWRGQKVALSKLSSLDYLDDFLHGLSMLQALQRPHVVQLVGFCLEDHTLVSEYHPLGSLLKLESVLSQERHQHHNTWQMRLRLAIDYVSILHFLHNSPAGCRIMCDSSSLEKTLSQFLLTSDFHLVVNDLDALPEVDASRGLFAKCGHRELFGDFVAPEQLWPFRNNGKPFSDDLMPAYDEKTDIWKIPDVTRFLIGRVPGGDLVHFHLFQIHEDCKKQDPNLRPSALDVLNVYKSVYANIVRDKNGQRDML comes from the coding sequence ATGGGTCAGCGGGCCCGCAGTACTATCCCACAAAGCGTTCCAGTGGTGTGCCTTGCTGCTTTACTCCTTGGCAATGTCTTGCTCTACCTGTATCTGGATTCCATGTATCAGACTGATGATTACCCAGTGTTGTCTCATGTGGGCTGTCTGCCTCAAcactttaaaatggcaaccatgAAAAACTGCTCTTCTTGGTTGCAGTGTCCACAAATAAATGCTGAAGTACACAAGCTGAAGCTCATCGGTCAGGGAGCAGTTAAGAAGGTCTATCTGGCAGAGTGGAGGGGTCAGAAGGTGGCTCTGTCCAAACTGTCCTCTCTGGATTACCTAGATGATTTTCTCCATGGATTGTCCATGTTGCAGGCCTTGCAAAGACCCCATGTGGTGCAGTTGGTCGGGTTTTGCCTTGAGGACCATACACTGGTCAGTGAGTACCACCCACTCGGCTCACTCCTTAAGCTAGAAAGTGTCCTTTCACAAGAGCGGCACCAGCACCACAACACTTGGCAAATGCGGTTGAGACTGGCCATAGATTATGTGTCCATCCTCCATTTCCTCCATAACAGTCCAGCTGGATGCCGGATCATGTGCGATTCCAGCAGCTTGGAGAAAACTCTCTCTCAGTTTCTATTGACCAGTGACTTCCACTTGGTAGTGAATGATCTCGATGCACTTCCTGAGGTGGATGCATCCAGAGGCCTATTTGCTAAATGTGGACACCGGGAGCTTTTTGGGGACTTTGTAGCTCCAGAACAGCTGTGGCCATTCAGGAACAATGGCAAGCCATTTTCAGATGATCTCATGCCTGCTTATGATGAGAAGACTGACATCTGGAAGATCCCAGATGTGACCCGGTTCCTCATAGGAAGGGTTCCTGGAGGGGATTTGGTCCATTTCCATCTTTTCCAGATCCATGAGGACTGCAAGAAACAAGACCCAAATCTTCGGCCATCAGCTCTTGATGTGTTAAACGTGTACAAGTCAGTCTATGCCAACATTGTACGAGACAAGAATGGACAAAGAGACATGTTGTAG
- the b3galt6 gene encoding beta-1,3-galactosyltransferase 6, producing the protein MNLLRLLCRHKTAVVIGTVCSFAVVLVFLAKCTSETLKQGHPEPPGLAPLAKSLQSRPMHHSPPSTSKDLSAFLVVLITTGPKYTERRSIIRSTWLAKRESDVLAMFVVGTLGLSSEDLQNLKTEQGRHKDLLLLPELRDSYENLTLKLLHMYSWLDQNVDFKFVLKADDDTFARLDLLKEELKGKEPHRLYWGFFSGRGRVKTAGKWRESSWELCDYYLPYALGGGYILSADLVRYVHLNAGYLKIWQSEDVSLGAWLAAVDVRRMHDPRFDTEYKSRGCNNKYLVTHKQSLEDMLEKHQTLQRDGRLCKEEVKLRLSYVYDWSVPPSQCCQRKDGIP; encoded by the coding sequence ATGAATCTTTTACGCCTGTTGTGCCGCCACAAGACAGCTGTGGTCattggcactgtgtgcagctttgctgttgttcttgtctTCTTGGCCAAATGCACTTCAGAAACTTTAAAACAGGGCCATCCAGAACCTCCAGGCTTAGCCCCTCTTGCCAAATCTTTGCAGTCTCGACCAATGCACCATAGCCCACCTTCCACATCCAAGGACTTATCTGCATTCCTGGTGGTCCTCATCACAACTGGGCCCAAGTATACAGAGCGCAGGAGTATCATTCGCAGCACCTGGCTAGCCAAGCGTGAGTCTGACGTTCTGGCCATGTTTGTGGTTGGCACTCTGGGACTTTCTAGTGAGGATCTGCAGAACCTTAAGACAGAGCAAGGCCGGCACAAGGACCTGCTCTTACTGCCCGAGTTGCGAGACTCGTATGAGAACTTAACGCTCAAGCTGCTGCACATGTACTCCTGGTTGGACCAAAATGTGGACTTCAAGTTTGTCCTAAAGGCAGATGACGACACGTTTGCTCGCTTAGATCTTCTTAAAGAGGAGTTGAAGGGGAAAGAGCCACACCGGCTGTATTGGGGCTTTTTCTCAGGCAGAGGGCGAGTGAAAACGGCTGGGAAATGGCGAGAAAGCTCCTGGGAGCTTTGTGACTACTACCTTCCCTATGCACTAGGTGGGGGCTACATCCTATCAGCTGACTTGGTACGGTATGTGCACCTCAATGCAGGCTACTTGAAGATATGGCAGAGCGAGGATGTGTCACTGGGCGCCTGGCTGGCAGCGGTTGATGTTCGGCGTATGCATGACCCACGTTTTGACACAGAGTATAAGTCACGAGGTTGCAACAACAAATATTTGGTGACGCATAAGCAGAGTTTGGAGGATATGTTGGAAAAACACCAGACTCTACAGCGTGACGGGAGGCTCTGCAAAGAGGAAGTGAAGCTGCGGTTGTCTTATGTGTATGACTGGAGTGTGCCACCCTCACAGTGTTGCCAGCGGAAGGATGGTATCCCTTAA